A genomic window from Populus alba chromosome 19, ASM523922v2, whole genome shotgun sequence includes:
- the LOC118040076 gene encoding kinesin-like protein KIN-12E, with amino-acid sequence MSENRMSQNKDYEVALVGAFRREKDKDIALKALTAENQAVMQLTKQRENEIKSLKMILRFREAGVKRLEAVSAGKISAETHLLKEKEEHLKQIEVLRTQVDRNQEVTRFATENLHLKEEIRRF; translated from the exons ATGTCTGAAAATAGAATGTCTCAG AATAAAGATTATGAAGTTGCCCTTGTCGGGGCTTTTAGAAGAGAAAAGGATAAGGACATAGCTTTGAAGGCATTGACAGCTGAAAATCAAGCAGTTATGCAACTG ACCAAACAGAGAGAGAATGAgataaaaagcttaaaaatgATACTACGATTCCGAGAGGCAGGAGTTAAGAGGCTAGAGGCAGTTTCTGCTGGAAAGATTTCAGCTGAAACACACTTgttgaaagaaaaggaggagcaTCTGAAGCAAATTGAAGTTTTACGAACCCAGGTTGATCGCAACCAAGAAGTCACAAGATTTGCCACAGAAAATTTGCACCTAAAGGAAGAAATTAGAAG gtttTGA
- the LOC140955128 gene encoding uncharacterized protein has protein sequence MGRSDDPFWKEVKDMNDGSMKCKFCGHLFAKDTSISRIKWHFSGERGHGVGICGQVPKEVQEAAFLAMRGGYKRHKGIASLSNVNDYAISTCPQEQDKAVLGNLAGDAGRMQVGVQGMEQGVGPERIHSRLEEASGMEYTGEGSFQHVDRSVSPWRLRVDAHENRGEATPGTDLVDQFVDATWVQMHDGFETVARTEQVQHLERGSSCERPSINQADEPRGDSSQPTDPLCLDHGRYYAQLFAPSVNNDVVLYDVQNMVRVRTEPVEEDVENSGRLVRPDAGASETRGVPLPTSSIKPVGQAFEENTKVIWSLLMDDEVSTIGIYGMGGVGKTTILKHVHNELLQRKDICNHVWWVIVSQDFSINRLQNLIAKCLDLNLSSEDDDLHRAAKLSEELRNKPKWILILDDLWNNFELEEVGIPEKLKRMQLIMTTRSKIVLSSDGLPPQNQSEATFRGRSLDFIHEETWTWHGTFTRSGTNCKSYC, from the coding sequence ATGGGTAGATCAGATGATCCGTTTTGGAAGGAAGTTAAAGATATGAATGATGGAAGCATGAAGTGTAAGTTTTGTGGGCATTTATTTGCCAAGGATACTTCCATTTcgaggatcaaatggcattttTCGGGAGAGAGAGGGCACGGTGTTGGCATTTGTGGTCAGGTGCCTAAAGAAGTTCAAGAAGCAGCCTTTCTAGCTATGCGTGGTGGCTACAAAAGACATAAAGGCATAGCAAGTTTAAGCAATGTTAATGATTATGCCATTTCCACCTGTCCACAAGAACAAGACAAGGCAGTGCTTGGTAATTTGGCAGGGGATGCTGGAAGGATGCAAGTGGGAGTTCAAGGCATGGAACAAGGTGTTGGACCTGAGAGAATTCATTCGCGTTTAGAAGAGGCAAGTGGCATGGAATACACTGGTGAAGGATCTTTTCAGCATGTTGACAGAAGTGTCTCTCCTTGGAGACTCAGAGTTGATGCTCATGAGAATAGAGGAGAAGCAACACCAGGAACAGATTTAGTGGATCAATTTGTTGATGCTACTTGGGTTCAGATGCATGATGGATTTGAAACTGTAGCGAGAACAGAACAAGTGCAGCATCTGGAGAGAGGTAGCTCTTGTGAGAGGCCATCAATTAATCAAGCTGATGAGCCTCGAGGAGATTCATCCCAACCAACAGATCCATTGTGTCTTGATCATGGAAGATATTATGCCCAACTATTTGCTCCATCAGTAAACAATGATGTCGTTTTGTATGATGTGCAGAACATGGTTAGAGTGAGGACAGAACCAGTGGAGGAGGATGTGGAGAATAGTGGAAGATTAGTGCGGCCTGACGCTGGAGCTAGTGAGACTAGAGGAGTTCCATTACCTACTAGCTCTATAAAGCCAGTGGGTCAAGCATTTGAAGAGAATACGAAGGTGATATGGTCTTTGTTAATGGATGATGAAGTCTCAACCATTGGCATTTATGGAATGGGAGGAGTTGGTAAAACAACAATACTAAAACATGTCCATAATGAGCTTctacaaagaaaagatatttgTAATCATGTTTGGTGGGTGATTGTATCTCAAGATTTCAGCATTAATAGATTGCAGAATCTTATTGCTAAATGTCTTGATCTAAACCTTTCAAGTGAAGATGATGATCTGCATAGAGCTGCTAAATTGTCTGAAGAACTAAGGAATAAACCAAAATGGATtctcattttagatgatttgtggaaTAATTTTGAGCTTGAGGAAGTGGGAATTCCTgagaagttgaaaaggatgCAACTGATTATGACAACTCGATCAAAAATAGTTTTGTCATCAGATGGCTTGCCACCCCAAAATCAAAGTGAAGCCACTTTTCGAGGGAGAAGCTTGGACTTTATTCATGAAGAAACTTGGACATGGCATGGCACTTTTACCAGAAGTGGAACAAATTGCAAAAGCTATTGTTAG
- the LOC118040071 gene encoding probable disease resistance protein At4g27220: protein MDEKVFKLLRFSYDRLGDLALQQCLLYCALFPEDVYIEKEGLIDYLIDEGIIKGMRSRGDAFDEGHMMLNRLENVCLLENAKMDGDGSRRVKMDGDDSKRVKMHDLIRDMAIQILQDNSQVMVKAGAQLKELPDAEEWTENLTRVSLMQNEIKEIPSSYSPRLKVLDLSGTSIKNLPDSVSDLVSLTALLLRYCDKLKHVPSLKKLTALKRLDLSCTALEKMPQGMECLTNLRYLRMNGCGEKEFPNGILQKLSHLQVFILEELMGAPITVKVKEVVSLRNLLTLECQFESLSDFLEFLRSQDTIQSLSTYKISVGSLHKDFCKGISKIVGLSNLSINRDGDFQVKLLNDIQGLVCHFIDARSLCDVLSLENATELELIDIWGCNSMESLVSSSWFCSAPPPLPSYNGIFSGLKRFCCFECKSMKKLFPLVLLSNLVNLESIEVSYCGKMEEIIGTTDEESSSSNSIMEVILPKLRILELFHLPELKSICSAKLICNSLKEITVIDCGELKRMPIYLPLLENGQPSPPPSLEKIIVYSEEWWETKVEWEHPNAKDVLRSFEEPREECNNREAQVERLQQLVPDMGRLKMLAKLVNIGIHGPSHSRQE, encoded by the exons ATGGATGAGAAGGTATTCAAGTTATTGAGGTTTAGTTATGATCGGTTAGGTGATTTAGCACTACAACAATGTCTCTTGTACTGTGCATTATTTCCTGAAGATGTTTATATTGAAAAGGAGGGGTTGATAGATTATTTGATCGACGAGGGAATAATTAAAGGAATGAGGAGTAGGGGAGATGCATTTGACGAGGGCCATATGATGCTTAATAGACTTGAAAATGTCTGCCTAttggaaaatgctaaaatggaTGGTGATGGTAGTAGACGTGTCAAGATGGATGGTGATGATAGTAAAcgtgtcaagatgcatgacttgattagggacaTGGCCATCCAAATACTACAAGACAACTCTCAAGTCATGGTTAAAGCAGGTGCACAATTAAAAGAGTTGCCAGATGCAGAGGAGTGGACGGAGAATCTCACAAGAGTCTCACTAATGCAAAATGAGATCAAAGAAATTCCTTCCAGCTATTCACCAAG GCTCAAGGTCCTCGATCTGTCTGGGACAAGTATTAAAAATTTGCCAGACTCTGTCTCTGATTTGGTGAGTCTCACTGCATTATTGCTCCGTTATTGtgataaattaaaacatgttcCATCATTAAAGAAGCTCACGGCACTGAAGAGGTTGGATCTCTCTTGCACTGCACTTGAAAAGATGCCGCAAGGAATGGAATGCCTAACTAACCTGAGGTATCTTAGAATGAATGGATGtggtgaaaaggagtttcctAATGGGATATTACAAAAACTCTCTCACCTGCAAGTCTTTATACTAGAAGAGCTTATGGGTGCTCCGATAACAGTTAAAGTAAAGGAAGTAGTATCCTTGAGAAATTTATTAACTTTGGAATGCCAATTCGAAAGTTTATCTGACTTCTTGGAGTTTCTCAGATCTCAGGATACAATCCAATCATTAAGCACATACAAAATTTCAGTAGGATCTTTGCATAAAGATTTTTGTAAAGGCATTAGTAAAATAGTTGGGTTGAGTAATTTGAGTATCAACAGAGATGGAGATTTTCAGGTCAAGTTGTTAAATGACATTCAAGGACTGGTTTGTCACTTCATCGATGCAAGAAGTTTATGTGATGTTTTGTCATTAGAGAATGCAACTGAACTTGAGCTCATCGACATTTGGGGTTGCAatagcatggagagcttggtttcatcttcttggttctgcTCTGCTCCACCACCATTGCCATCATATAATGGTATCTTTTCTGGTCTTAAAcggttttgttgttttgaatgtAAGAGtatgaagaagttgttcccACTTGTGTTACTGTCAAACCTCGTAAACCTGGAAAGCATTGAAGTTAGTTATTGTGgaaaaatggaggagataataggaaCAACAGATGAAGAAAGCAGCAGCTCCAATTCCATCATGGAAGTCATTCTCCCAAAGTTAAGAATTCTGGAATTGTTTCATttaccagaactgaaaagcatttgCAGTGCAAAACTGATTTGCAATTCTCTTAAAGAGATTACTGTAATCGATTGCGGGGAGCTAAAGAGGATGCCAATTTATCTCCCAttgcttgaaaatggccagccatctcctcccccttctcttGAAAAAATCATAGTATATTCAGAAGAATGGTGGGAAACAAAagtggagtgggagcatcctaaTGCAAAGGATGTCCTTCGTTCTTTT